The following nucleotide sequence is from Hevea brasiliensis isolate MT/VB/25A 57/8 chromosome 7, ASM3005281v1, whole genome shotgun sequence.
agcgcacaaccagaacctcctaaggtctctgttccagctcgggggcggatcgtaccatcaaggcatgttcgttcttcagggagggaaaatcttcctatagacgagctaccgtcgatcCTTCAAGAGACCGacctacaatcgtttagccaagaatacaacattcggcctgattcgtacgagctaattaagtgccacggcgatcttcgtgtcgatcacttcttcgaagagaatgatatgatcatggtctacgaagaacaattaaaagccggtctgcggttccctctagacgatttcttcaaggaggtcttaaaatttcaccgagtaagcattgctcaagttcaccccaactcgtggcggatcttagtagccttccgaggcctgtgccgagctaagggaatcagtcctacggctaaggtattcgctgaactgcacaggctaactcgccgaaaggacgacgaacactggttctttcaggcgaagcctcattgtgggctctttaccgatctgccctcttcccttaagaactggaagaaccgcttcttcattctgaggagcaaaaatccgagctgttttgaggacttcccccgtagctggtggtaccaggggcccttgcttccgaagcgtattaccctgaacaaggaggaaggcctaatagtgatggaactgaagagtcaggcggccactcaaaagttctcctgtttaaatgcggtgactgccgagctgcatcattggaccatacaactgatcaccggccaagatcgcgaacttccgctctctgacctcggtattggtactttctacatctcagatctcaggaccttagcgatctcactaacctcttctttgtgcaggtatggcgggtggtgagggttccaggaagcggaagaaagaaagagagatttcctggaagataaaagagatgaagcgttcggaacggcttcaaacacccggccatgaacctggggagatacaaagaggtctgcctcaaccttcgggtccgccgatcgcagaagctgtccgatctcctcctcgacgagaagagcagcctccaccttcTTCAGtcgctccaagcacagaaaggggcccTTCTCGCTCTTCTGCGAGGCCCCCCTCTCGCAGCGCTCAAACgctgatcgcttccctggagaataaccggactgttcgggagaaccccgattttgccaaagtcttgggatcTTCCATTTGCCTTCGAGAGGATTGGGACAGGCTATCCCcagacagccttgacgatatcttaactcgatccatgagcctgaacgtggagtgtctggtgaaccagaccatagttagggaaaaggctcatcgcctgggtaaggaggtcgagaagaagaatcaggaagtggcttccctccgatcccaactcgcatccactcaggattacatatctcgagttgaggggcgggcgaagttctatgaagacaagctggccgaacagtctcatgtcctggctgaaagggatcgtgctctcggggaagtccaggcgcttcgggccaacaaagcttctcaggtcgctcaacttatcgaggagcttaaggcgaaagacgaagaaatggtgacgggaatagccggtgcctatgtgaatgctcacaaggacctcttggccgaactccagaaacgttacccagaagaggacttctcttagatggccgacctggctcccgggggcgagggtgaggatagtgaagaggtgggagaggatgagcgaaatgtagatcaggctgggggtgatcccccagccgaataacttgtacaaattctgtaatgaaatgaaatgaaatgactcttttgttcgatgaatggttgtgatcggaaaatttctaaacacttgattgtctgagtatattgaaataactgaaaactattattatcctaagtgtgagagatcggaaaatacaacatgcatgagattgctaaacggaacttaattgaaaattttggcttgaacatctaagatcgggatcttcattaaaccggattagaaccttagcttgattattcctaaacttttaaaagagaggtcgACCATAAATACTGGCAGCAAGgttctagtgttagttcaatttcgtatgacaagagagatcgggaatgtagttaactggtcaggatatttgacaattggcttgagagatcggtgaatgattgagagaccggtaaggctttaacggatacgagagcttagcattgactcaattctctatgaagagagatcggaactgtggttaaatggcaaggagagacttagtgctagggatcggtttcgaagttcatagattctggggatcggccaaaatatggtgtcgacacctaACCTACAAGGTAACTCAAACAACACTTCCTATTCTAATAGCCTTAGGCCCACAACATAATAATAACATACTACCCCGCCTGGGCCTGCCAAATCAGTCAAAACTCATATAATTATACAATTCAACTATTAAGTTTAAAATTtacattttgcaaaaactatccaaccTAACCCCAAAAATTCTGTAATCATGCCCCGCAGTCCTTATTAATGCTATTttactattgcaaaaggaattataattttttggttatccacaaatattttatgaattttattctaaacctagCATTAGACAAAAAGGGCAAATtggagtttgggtttacctacaCTAATTCTGACCCCTGGAATGCATCCAAagagtctgaaaatggtgggaagCACTGTAATATTAACCCACTTTCAAAGTGAGTCCAACAGCCTGTTTGTCTGGCCTGAAATGCAATCCCAATCGCCGATGGAATTTCCTCCAAACGAAAATACCTACGCAAAGCTCACAATctaggagttagaatataatttttatttaattaaaaagactcATTAAAGATCGGAAAAAGTACTAGAAAGCTCATGGGACCTAGTAAATTTTTGGTATCAAAAAAATTCCAAATTGGTGTCATTGCGAAGCTCTTGACGTATAGGACGCCTGGTGgcctaagatttttttttttttttgtagaatTTACGGTTTGAGAGAGATCTAGCCCATAAATCAAAATGAGCTAAAATTTCTGAAGCTTGATTCACACAAACTGAGAAAAGATACCATGCAAACTTGGTATCTACATGATGCCCATGAAGAGATGAGCATTTCGATACCAAGAACGCCAGAAACGATGATCGAAGAAGGAAGTTATGaatggaaaaagaaaaaggtaaagaaggaagagagagagagagagagagagggggagagagagagagagagagaaattttGGTTAGGGGGGGGGTGTTGCTGGAAGTCACTTTTTAactttaactttttattttattttcttttcttttttaattttaaatccttaaactttttattttctttcaatggGGTCCAAAATTCTTTCAATGTAGTCCAAAATACCATACCATAATCAAATcaagtttaataataataataatacacataatttattaaacaacaatttaaaatatatttaatataccaATAgtaaaacttaaattaaaatcaatttcatGTAGTTAAGATGCTATTTATTTTTGGAGTAcaataatatatttatcatttttactattagtataaaataatattataataaaattctaaGTTAAatgcatttcaaattaaaattcaaaacttaACTTTAgagcttcaaaataatttcataagaaaattttttaaatattaaaataaatctcaaaataatgcaaataattaatttttttggggcattttaaagtttttattttttattatatttattaaatattttttttatagttatgaaaCGATTCTATTAGTTAACTATACAAAATTATCattattagttaattaatctcTTCAATCAATATCTAAGCAAgtgattaattattaataaattatacattttaattaggccCTCATAAGCTAAATTCCTGACTTCGTCACTGCATCAAGATAATGGGTTAAATTTAATATATCATTGAAGATACCTAAAAATCACTAGAAATTGAGCCTCCTTTAATCATAGAAATTACTAATTGTGGATCTCCTTCAAACAGAATGGAAGTGAAACCTTTATTTTTAGTAATTAAAACCACTTCTCAATAAGCTAGAGCCTTCAAAGTGAAAGGATCAGTAATACCTATATATCGTCTAGTAGACCAACTTAGAAGATGTCCCGATGCATTCCTTACTATGGTAGCAATGCTACCCAAATCCTTTTTTCAATTCACCGCtgcatcaaaattaattttaatgctatGAGAAATCGAAGGAATCCAAACAACATTTGTGAGGATGAGAACTTGACTAAGGTGGTAGTTCAAAGGGGTGGAAGCAAATTCTTCAACTGCTTTAATGACCTTAGCAATCACCTCTTGGAAAGACCATTGCtcattataaaaaataaagacaTTCCTACCTTTCAAGATATACCAGAGTATAAAAACTAGTAATTGAGATAAAGACTTGCAATCATCATATTGGGATAAAGCGACTACTAGTTTTTCCAAATAATCAACTAGATTGGAACTAGTGAGAAGCAAGGATCTCACTCTAAATGGTGAATGAAACAAAATTTCCACAACTTTAGGAAAATGAATGAAGATATGTTGAAGAGATTCAACTATTCCATAAAAATTACATTCCAGAGGAATAGAAGGAATTTTGCAATTGAGAAGTTCACCACAAGGCAAGCACTTTTTAGCCAACTTCCATAGAAAGATAGATAATTTACTAAgcacattaatattccatattgTTCTCTAAAACTTGGAATTCATTGTCAAAGAAGTAGGCCCTGGACGTATAGGGATAATGGAAAAAGATAAAGAATGACTTTCTATTGCCATTTGATCACTCGGTTTGACCAAATAAGCATCATATTTGATAGAATGCCAAATAAGCTGATCTTCCTTTTTGAATAAAGAAGAGGAATAGATAGAATATGAGCTACTTCCTCATCATGGAAATTTTCCTATGAGGCTTGAATGTTCCATTCATCATCGATAGGGTGCATAAGTTGTGAAATCCAATGAAAAGAAGGATTGTGAGAAGTTTTCACCTTAGGCAAGGAAGGAAAAGATTGAGGAATCCATTCGTCCCCTTTACAAAGAGTTGAAATCCCATCACTTATGTTCCAGCAAGGACCTTTTTCCAAAATAGATCGCCCCCATATAATACTATGCCAACCAAAGCATTAGATTTAAGAGTAGCATTCATAAAAGAATATTGAGGAAAGTACTTACTTTTGATGACCCTCATAAATAATGAATTTGGATGGAAAATAAATCGCCACCTCTGCTTAGCCAAAAGAGCTTGATTGAAATCCTGCAAATCTTTGAATCCCATGCCACCCTTAACTTTAGGTTCACACATAGTTTTCCAAGAAATCTAGtgcaattttttttaaatcttattTTTGACCCAACAAAATCTAGCCACCATTCGATTCATTTCCTGACAAATTGTAGTATGGAGGCAAAAACAACTCATAGCATATACTAGGTTGGCATGAGTAACTACTTTAATAAGAATTTCTTTGCCCCCTTGAGATAGCATTTTTTCTTTCCATCCTGCTGTCTTATTATATATCTTGTCTTTGATTAAAGAGAAAGCTTGTTTCCTGGAGCGAGGGATATGTGAAGGAAGACCAAGAAATTAATCATAACCTGAAGTGTTCTGTATATGAAGAATATATGTTATTTCCTGAATAAAATGTGAACGGGTATTAGGGTTGAAAGCAAGAGCTGATTTTAGAAGGTTAATAGATTGGCCACTAAGATTAGCATATTAATGCAGCATGTAAcgacccggcccactagtgatattgtccgctctaggccgaagccctcacagttttaaaacgcgtcactaggggttacgaaccgccaacttataaactcagcatctctcctgtgttttgccgatgtgggatttacctagggtgttacaatccaccccccatatgggactcagcgtcctcgctgaggtttgccccatcaTCGCTCAGGGTTGCACACGGAGCGGTtctaataccacaaatgtaacagcccggcccactagtgatattgtccgctctaggctgaagccctcacggttttaaaacgcggcactaggggttacaaaccgttaacttatattataaactcagcatctctcccgtgttttgccgatgtgggatttgcctagggtgttatacAACACATTAGTAATGAGACGGACTTCAAAAGGGTAGCTTTAGAAAAATTGATAGAATCATTAGCAAAGAATATATGAGTGAGAATATTGACTTTGTAAAAAATACCTTTCATTAGTTATATTATTCATGAAAATACAAATAAAAACATATCTATGTATGTATTTAATACTAATAATATATATTAGCAAAAACTTCTATCGCTGACTCAAATCAATTCATCACTAATTACCTTTAATAACAATATATTAGTAACAATATATCTGTCATTAATACTTttagcaatgagaaatgataaattcattgctaataatattTTGCGATGACCTATCTGTCGCTAATGCTTTAGCAATGAAAAGTTATTTAATGGAAATTTCTCATTAATAATTTTTAGTGAGAACTTATTTATTGCTAAATTTgtaaataatttcaatttctaatattattataattaaaataaattaaaattttaatattattttaataataattctacttacACAAAAAAATCCTTTATAAATCTATATTTGTGATTCTAtaagtatttttaattcattaaatatcattaaatttattgtaataaaattattaaacaaaCTTAAACACAAAATCTTACTTCCACtagtgtattttttttaattattctaaatatttacaaatatataatatttaattataatagaaaaattaactatttaattagcataattataaaattattcttaACTTTTTAGCGATAACTTTCGAAAAAAACCCTGTACTTTCAAATTTTTGTAATTCTACCCTATAATATAAAAATTGCCAATTAAATCCTGAGCATTTTAATCCTTATTAATTCTACTTGACCATTAACAAAATCGTTATCTCACTAATGGAGATGCCACGTGGTGTCAATGATAAGGTATAATTGGTAAAAGTTAAAAAGTATGGGGTAatgttaattttaatatattttatgtatattattaattaaaatatataaatttaaatgagTTGGAATATTATTAAGGTAATATAATCAGGTTTGAAATTAATCATTCGAGTATATAAAATACTAATTGCATTTAAAAAGGATAAATTTTCACTAGTATTTTATATGTTACTATCCCTAGCATAATTTAAAggctataaaaataaaatttccataaatatttaatatacaagttatatataattaattaaaattgatacAATAATAATAACACTTAGGTCTCCAAAACTATTTAAAGCTAATTATATGAATCATTTTttccttatatgtatatatacatgcttaaaggttataattttttttttatattacttcTTTTCATGTTATTTTAGGTACCTCCCTTTCCATTCTCATTTCTTTTACCACTACTTTATCATATTTTTGTGTTGAATCATTTTTAAGTCAATGAAATtaatccaaatcaaattgttaattatctgtcaattttaaaaataatttgaaattttgtattaattaaaatagATCGGGAAAATTGCCAAAAAAACCTGTACATTTCAAAGTTTTGCAATTCTACCtcatattataaaaattactaattaaacactaaacTTTTTTGCACCTATCAATTTTATTTCACCATGGCGATGTGGCGTCTCTATGGCATTGAATGTGGCATCTCCGTTATGTTTTGTTAACGATAAAGTAGAATTGATAAGAGTTAAAAAGTTAAGAGTTTAATTGGTAATTTTTATAGtatgaataaaattataaaattttgaaaagtACATAATTTTTTTAACGGTTATCTCAACTTCTTAatgatttgtttatttatttttttaatttgattctatTTAAAATGAAATGGATTGATTGCACATCCTAATATCGTGCAAGTATTTATCCTTGACTTTCCATCATTCAAAGGAGAGAGTAGGCTGTTAGATGAGTTTTAGCATTCTCTAACAAGGAggagaaaattttgaataaataattgaTTATATCAGTGCTAGAGATTTTCAAGAGAAGTTATATTTCATGTATATGATTTGATtgattgtttatttatttttgcaTTAGCAGAGATATTATGATTTTGATCGGTTCGTAATAACAAATCTTCAACTTTTACCTTTAGTTTAGAAAAAAACAAATAGTGTTTGGCACTAAGGAAAGTGAACAAAAGACATTGATTTAGCACAACAAATACATAAATTACGCCTAGGATTTATTCTCAACACAACCGTTATCAATAGGTCTATTAAGCATAACGGCTATGTGAATAAACTTTTGACCAAAACAACAAACTTCTACTTACAAAAGGGAAATTCTTACTTAAACTCTATTTATCATGGGCtcaatacatatatgagattcCTGTATTTAATTTGTGAGTCCCAACATATTTCTTATGTTTTGAATCCATGACGGACCGGATATAGATAAAAAAATCCTACAAAACAACCTTCTAATTGTGGACAATATAAAGGGAACAGTGATCAAACACCACCCAAAATTACAAATTGTGCTTTGCAACCGATGTTGCAAAAAAATGcagaaaatcaataaaaattaagaatatcACGCTAACACAACTTTATGTAGTTATTcactcatacatatatatatataggattaaaaaaatattagtttACTACTGCACACTGTTTCCTGATTTCACCTTGGTTGCCGGTGAGGACTCCAATGTTGCCTAGTTTCACCATTGACTGAGCAAAATCTTGTGCGAAAGTGATTCCATTTGTTGAAGACTGAAGTGTGACATAAACTCTTGTTTGGATATCATTGAGCAGAGCTGCATCAGATTGGAACAGCCCTCTTCTTGTAGCTACAACATTGTAGTAATCGGCATCGAATAACGTGGAGCTTCCAGGGTCCATCTCCACAACAGTGGTGTTGTCTCCAGGCTTACATATAGTCTTCAACTGAGCTGCGTATGCTGGGTCCAACGAGGGGTCTGTGTCGCCTTTCCCAGTGAAATTGTACAGGCGGTTAATGATTACAAAGCAATGTCCAATTCCAATGGTGTGTGCTCCTGCAAATAAAAAGGAGTTGggattatatataataaaattatatttgttTATACCTTTTTTCATaattacaataataaaaaaatattttattaaaacatAAGATTTCTACTTTTTCTAGTTACCTGATAGAACCACTAGGTCCTTCACGCTTAAGCCCTTTGCACTAAAGTTTTGCTTTAGTTGGTTTATATTGGCGAAAGGAGACGGTAACTGTGCTAAAGCCTCTGAAGCACGAGAGACCGTTCCATCTCTACGTCCAGTGGCAACAACCCAAGATGGTCCACCAAcctgaaaggaaaatgattgatCAATCATTAGGCatgtatatattaattatatgatGATGGGCATAAGTTTTTGATGAATTTATATATACCATCGCAACTGAATCTCGAGCTGCCAAGGCCACAATATCAGCACAAGAAACCACACCAGGACATTCCTTTTCCACTGCAGATTTTATAGCGTCAATCACATTGAAACCTCTCAAGGTCTGGTTGGGGACCGCATCTTTCTCAGCTTGATTGGTGCTTGTAGAATTTAATAGCACAGAACCATCACATCCCTGTGACATGCATGCAATAATCAGTGTTATTCTCAGACTAAGAATCTGCATTAACCATGGCTTAATTTAACAAATGATTAATGAACTTATCAATACATTTATAATTAAGGAACAAGGAACGTACCCTAACGAAACAATCATGAAAATGCAGTCTTAGTAAAGGAGCAGCAAGTGTTCGATCACTGGAAATGAATTGTTGAACCATATCATGGATAGTACTCTCTGCATTTGGGCATGTCTGGCTATAGAAACCGAGTTGTAACCCTTGAGAAGTAGTTAAGCCTAACCCAACCTGTACCCCAACTTGTAATCCTTGCGAATTAGTTAGGTCTAGAAACAGGAGGAAGAGAACCAGTTGAGAAAAGAGAAGTGAAAGAAGCTTTTGAATAGCCATTGTTTAATAGAGAGTATGAAGATAACTTTAGAAGTATTGATGATGTGCTCAAGCTGTGTTTAGGCCTGAAGTATGGGAGCACGAATAACCAGCATTTATATAACTGATGCTAAGCTTCTGATAATGCCATTGATAAAAAACTATGAttgttttattaaattttaattagttggCTAATCCATTAggtcaaaattaattaaagagcTGACTAATGGCCAGTTCTCTGAGTTTTATATACGTGCCTACCACGTATAGATAAAAACAATTCcaaattaaatatataagtttAAAAGGCCAGCCTGTTCTAGACCATTTTTATTCAATGatggtcatatatatatataatttgaaatagaattattgaaaaatatttatttatattcgatttattattattttatacatattttaaaaaatatgtaataataataaatccCACATAAAATGAAGACTAATGTATTATTTATATAGTAATTGAACGcaaatgataaaatgcttaattTTAAAGgtttcatttgaaaaaaaaaatatttataagaaaaaaatttaattgaacaaatTATCatacaattatatttaatttttttaataattttcttttaattaaaaaaaattaaatttattcatttcaattataaaaattaaaattccaaTTTTTAAAAGGATAtgatttcatttcttaaatttctaTTTCATTTCTTAATTTATGTGTCTGTGGGATTGGTTCGTATCCATCAAGCTTTAATTTCTAATAAATTTTTTTGCGTAAAAAACTCGTCACCCACCACATAAATTATATATGCAAACTAGGGTGATAATTTTAGACACGACTTATGAACATGATATGAACACGGTACTAAATTTAGAGCTTGGGTTAGATTTATTCGTATTGAATTCGTGTCGAATTTGTGTCGATTCATTTATGACACGGATATAATCGTGTTGTGTCAAGGGTTAACCGCTAACCCGACTTGACACGTTTACAACATTGTTTAATAGTCATGTTATGTGTTGACCTGTGACCCACTATGACTTATAACTTATATAGCGTATTAAATGGGTTAAGTCGTATCAAATCATATTAAATAGTTCATTTTGTGTTAAATGAATCGTGTCATGTTAAATACACCTAATACAATTTAATATGAATCGTGTTGTGTCGTATAACCCTTATAATAGAAGAGTCGTATTCGTATTTAAATTTTTGATGCGATTTATTATTCATGTCGTGTTCGTGTCGATCTTAATCGTATTCATATCGTGTGTTGACATGATACAAATATGATCTATCAACCCGAATTGCCACCCCTAATGCAAACCAAGGTATTGCCTGTAAACATGATATGCAGAGGTCAACATCAGCTGTATTCTTGTGTTGCAATTCAATATATTCAAGGTTATACAAGAGTTGCGATAGACGTTGGCAACCTATCTATATATATCACTTAGTTACAGCAAGATATACATAAAATATATCATAGAGGATAGAGTTATTATCAAACTTCAGTTGAAAGCAAACATGTGTTTGAGCTTAAAGAAAGAACTAGCTAGGTAGTCATGGTTTGCAAGGTACAGagaacacacacatatataaaatAGTCATTGAAAGAATAGTTAATGCAAGATTATTATGTAGTGGACAGTTCATGCAGCATAAACTCAAAACAAACTTGGATTTATCTGGGTTAGGAAATGcttgttaaaaaaatataaaataagagATTAAATTTCTGTTTTCTTCATAGACCAGTTCATCATCAGACCTGGAAATTGTATTTTTCAATATAAATTTCTCAAAATTCTTGCGTTGGCCTCTACACttgtaattttaaataaaattaatttcatgTCACATAAATGAAGAAGTAATTCAGGATATACATGATGAGCACTACTAATCCCAAATTTTAAGTTAATACAGAGTTCAATGCAAGCATGTGTCAGTGtcttaattgggaatgaaaacttataatagaAGTATTGGAATAGAATATACTCTGAGAACTTTGCGGAATTAATTTTGGTTTCAATTAATTTAATACAAATGCTATACATATATTAAAGAAAGGACTCCATCATTGTTAGTTTGGAATGGAACAAAACAATTAACTGGTTGATTTTCACATTTACTGTCCGTTGAACTTTTGTCTACCGGTTTGGGATCTGCCactcttttattaattttatccatttttattttttacataataatttaaaattttaaatattttaatttttataaaaatatattaataatcaaCTAAATTACCTTTATTTCACTAATtacttatatataaatatttattatattttaataaaaataaaagataaaataaggaaaaaaataattaatacttttttattttctaaatataatagataattttagattaaaaaaaatttaaatacaacAAATAAAAATAGATTAAAGGTAATGCTTCTTATCTtcattagaatatatatatatatatatatatatatatatatatatatatatatatatatatatatatatatatatatatatatatatattcctaaaAGTATGTTGTTAATATTAGAGCAGTAACAGGGTATTTACTGGCTATTGTTTAGGCTAAATATTAATCAATTATTCTTTGTAAATCTTTTGTTTTAGAATGCCAGATGTAGAGGATTTGTAGCCACTGAATAGGGATGTTTTGTAACGGTATTTTGTTTTTATATTGCTCTTTTCGTGTACCTAACAGATATACAAAAGACTTTACATTTAAATTGCAATTTTtcaattactttttatttttaaatcgTTTGCTGCCAATTATATTCGTTAATGTtataaaaatacattaaaaatttatattcccGTGATAACTGATAagcgtttttttttttcaatttaattagataaaatttcaagtttaaatctctaataataataataataataataataataataataataataataataataataataataataataataataataataatgcaagATTAATTCCATTAATTTTTCTAATAGAAAGAAGTGTTATttagttaataaaataattaatgacatta
It contains:
- the LOC110658822 gene encoding peroxidase 27-like, whose protein sequence is MAIQKLLSLLFSQLVLFLLFLDLTNSQGLQVGVQVGLGLTTSQGLQLGFYSQTCPNAESTIHDMVQQFISSDRTLAAPLLRLHFHDCFVRGCDGSVLLNSTSTNQAEKDAVPNQTLRGFNVIDAIKSAVEKECPGVVSCADIVALAARDSVAMVGGPSWVVATGRRDGTVSRASEALAQLPSPFANINQLKQNFSAKGLSVKDLVVLSGAHTIGIGHCFVIINRLYNFTGKGDTDPSLDPAYAAQLKTICKPGDNTTVVEMDPGSSTLFDADYYNVVATRRGLFQSDAALLNDIQTRVYVTLQSSTNGITFAQDFAQSMVKLGNIGVLTGNQGEIRKQCAVVN